A window of the Verminephrobacter eiseniae EF01-2 genome harbors these coding sequences:
- a CDS encoding ATP-binding cassette domain-containing protein, whose translation MDAFAPAHTVHAAAGAAPVLQAKGLVKRYGQVIALDGADFELRAGEILAVIGDNGAGKSSLIKVLSGAIMPDAGEILLDGQRIQFKSPIDARKAGIETVYQDLAVAPAMTIAENLFLGRELLRPGIRGSLLRMLDKKKMRAASAARLAELKVGIHSMTQAVETLSGGQRQCVAVARAAAFARHVVIMDEPTAALGVKEGRMVLELICRVRDQGLPVILISHNMPYVFEVADRIHIARLGRRAAVVQPKKISMSDTVAVMTGAMPASELPPECLA comes from the coding sequence ATGGATGCCTTCGCCCCTGCCCACACGGTGCACGCGGCAGCCGGCGCTGCGCCGGTGCTGCAAGCCAAGGGCCTGGTCAAGCGCTATGGCCAGGTCATTGCGCTCGATGGCGCCGACTTCGAACTGCGTGCCGGCGAGATTCTGGCCGTGATCGGCGACAACGGCGCGGGCAAGTCGAGCCTGATCAAGGTGCTCTCGGGCGCCATCATGCCCGACGCGGGCGAGATCCTGCTCGACGGCCAGCGCATACAGTTCAAAAGCCCCATCGATGCGCGCAAGGCCGGCATCGAGACGGTGTACCAGGACCTGGCCGTGGCCCCGGCGATGACGATTGCCGAAAACCTGTTCCTGGGCCGCGAACTGCTCCGCCCGGGCATCCGGGGCAGCCTGCTGCGCATGCTCGACAAAAAGAAGATGCGTGCCGCCAGCGCGGCGCGCCTGGCCGAGCTCAAGGTCGGCATCCACTCGATGACGCAGGCCGTCGAGACCCTCTCGGGCGGCCAGCGTCAATGCGTGGCCGTGGCGCGCGCCGCAGCGTTTGCGCGCCATGTGGTGATCATGGACGAGCCCACGGCGGCGCTGGGCGTCAAGGAAGGCCGCATGGTGCTGGAACTGATCTGCCGCGTGCGCGACCAGGGCCTGCCGGTGATCCTGATCAGCCACAATATGCCTTATGTGTTCGAGGTGGCCGACCGCATCCACATCGCCCGGCTGGGCCGGCGTGCCGCTGTCGTCCAGCCGAAAAAAATCAGCATGAGCGACACGGTGGCCGTGATGACCGGCGCCATGCCGGCCAGCGAACTGCCGCCTGAATGCCTGGCCTGA
- a CDS encoding hotdog fold thioesterase, whose amino-acid sequence MPIWKKPFDLSLLNASNHGTAARHLGIEIIEMGDDFVRGRVPVDHRTKQPFGLLHGGVSVVLAESLGSVGAYYASPEGHSAVGLDINANHLRSARSGWVTGQARPVHLGRSTQVWHIDLVNEADELICVSRLTMAILAPR is encoded by the coding sequence ATGCCGATCTGGAAAAAACCCTTCGACCTGAGCCTGCTCAATGCCTCCAACCATGGCACTGCCGCCCGGCACCTGGGCATAGAGATCATCGAAATGGGCGATGACTTCGTGCGCGGCCGCGTGCCGGTCGACCACCGCACCAAGCAGCCATTCGGGCTGCTGCACGGCGGCGTGAGCGTGGTGCTGGCCGAATCGCTGGGCTCCGTCGGCGCCTACTACGCCAGCCCCGAGGGCCACAGCGCCGTGGGCCTGGACATCAACGCCAACCACCTGCGCTCTGCCCGCAGCGGCTGGGTCACGGGCCAGGCGCGGCCGGTGCACCTCGGGCGCAGCACCCAGGTCTGGCATATCGACCTGGTCAACGAAGCCGACGAACTGATCTGCGTCTCGCGCCTGACCATGGCCATCCTGGCGCCGCGTTAG
- a CDS encoding GAF domain-containing protein codes for MSHFLDPLLLLADAQAQQQQPQACFQAIDQALAAAIGHRLFTILAYHPQARESQRIYTSQPAAYPVGGRKPVTGSPWMQQVIHQGQPYIGYQRQDIIDSFYDHELIFSLGCASVLNIPVRWRGQTWATVNLLHQENWYQPSHIPLSRSVAQMLLPALLFPRMTEEG; via the coding sequence ATGAGCCATTTCCTCGACCCCCTGTTGCTGCTGGCTGACGCGCAAGCGCAGCAGCAACAGCCGCAAGCCTGCTTTCAAGCCATCGACCAGGCGCTCGCCGCAGCGATCGGGCACCGGCTGTTCACCATCCTGGCCTACCACCCGCAGGCCAGGGAATCGCAGCGCATCTACACCAGCCAGCCCGCGGCCTACCCCGTGGGCGGGCGCAAGCCCGTTACCGGCTCGCCCTGGATGCAGCAAGTCATCCACCAGGGGCAGCCCTATATTGGCTATCAGCGCCAGGACATCATCGATTCCTTTTACGACCATGAATTGATCTTCTCGCTCGGCTGCGCCAGCGTATTGAATATCCCGGTACGCTGGCGTGGGCAGACCTGGGCAACGGTCAACCTTTTGCACCAGGAGAACTGGTATCAGCCCAGCCATATCCCACTGTCCCGCAGCGTCGCGCAAATGCTGTTGCCCGCGCTGCTATTCCCAAGGATGACGGAGGAAGGCTGA
- a CDS encoding sugar ABC transporter substrate-binding protein: MLQRRPAVVLSALALSGAMVCALARAADAPVIGLITKTETNPFFVTMKEGAVAEAKKLGAKLVATAGKADGDNAGQVTALENLVAAGAKTILIAPNNAQAIVPAIKKARASGVMVIALDSPTDPVDVVDALFATDNYKAGELIGQYAKAAMAGKKPVIAMLDLLPGHPVGAQRHNGFLKGFGLPTLEAHSNELARPPEVVCMADSFGDRTKGQTAMENCLQKNPDINLLYSINEPAAAGAHKALKAAGKEKNILIVAVDGGCAGIADVDRGVIAATSQQYPLRMAAMGVAAGVEYAKTGKKASGYTDTGVTLIAAKPQAGVDSQDVKTGASLCWGKK, translated from the coding sequence ATGCTGCAACGCCGCCCCGCTGTCGTTCTTTCTGCCCTCGCCCTGTCGGGCGCCATGGTCTGCGCCCTGGCCCGGGCTGCCGACGCGCCTGTGATCGGCCTGATCACCAAGACCGAAACCAACCCCTTTTTCGTGACCATGAAAGAAGGCGCCGTCGCCGAGGCGAAAAAACTCGGCGCCAAACTGGTCGCCACCGCCGGCAAGGCCGATGGCGACAATGCCGGCCAGGTGACGGCGCTGGAGAACCTGGTGGCTGCCGGGGCCAAGACCATCCTGATCGCCCCGAACAACGCCCAGGCCATCGTGCCGGCGATCAAGAAGGCCCGGGCCAGCGGCGTGATGGTGATTGCGCTGGACAGCCCCACCGATCCGGTGGATGTCGTCGATGCCTTGTTTGCCACTGACAACTACAAGGCTGGCGAGTTGATCGGCCAGTACGCCAAGGCGGCAATGGCGGGCAAGAAGCCGGTGATCGCGATGCTCGATCTGCTCCCTGGCCACCCGGTGGGTGCGCAGCGGCACAACGGCTTCCTCAAGGGTTTCGGTCTGCCGACCCTCGAGGCCCACAGCAATGAACTGGCCCGCCCGCCCGAAGTGGTCTGCATGGCCGACAGCTTTGGCGACCGCACCAAGGGCCAGACCGCGATGGAAAACTGCCTGCAAAAGAACCCCGACATCAACCTTTTGTACAGCATCAACGAACCCGCAGCGGCCGGCGCCCATAAGGCATTGAAAGCCGCAGGCAAGGAAAAGAACATACTCATCGTGGCGGTGGACGGCGGTTGCGCCGGCATCGCCGATGTCGACCGGGGGGTGATTGCCGCCACCAGCCAGCAATACCCGCTGCGCATGGCGGCCATGGGTGTGGCGGCGGGCGTCGAGTACGCCAAGACCGGCAAGAAGGCCAGCGGCTATACCGACACCGGCGTGACGCTGATTGCAGCCAAGCCGCAAGCCGGCGTGGACAGCCAGGACGTGAAGACCGGCGCCAGCCTGTGCTGGGGCAAGAAGTAA
- a CDS encoding PfkB family carbohydrate kinase, with protein sequence MVFPSRTAQPDVQVATAGEALFDLIEEPDGRLRPCAGGAVYNLTRALGLQGVGTLYLNPLSADRLGRQLAQGLRAAAVALAVPEPVALPTSLALAALDGAGKASYGFYRDGVADRAITAQALNAACAAQPRLQIVATGCLALVAPDAAKYQPWLAAQRAAGRMVVVDANLRLSAAGDADSYRANVHQALQHAHLIKVSDDDLEALEVPGVSVIGRAQQLLQSTPAQWLALTLGARGAMLLQRGGGACQARERRPVDVVDTVGAGDCFLAGLIAALLERAVPSPLAPMDEPDLRAVLQHALVSASLCVQRAGCAPPTRAEVKQRMADNDFEG encoded by the coding sequence ATGGTTTTCCCTAGCCGCACTGCCCAGCCCGATGTCCAGGTCGCCACGGCGGGCGAGGCCTTGTTCGACCTGATCGAAGAGCCTGACGGGCGCCTGCGGCCCTGCGCCGGCGGTGCAGTCTACAACCTGACGCGCGCGCTGGGCCTGCAGGGCGTGGGCACGCTGTACCTGAACCCGCTGTCTGCCGACCGGCTTGGCCGCCAGTTGGCCCAGGGCCTGCGCGCTGCCGCCGTGGCGCTGGCCGTCCCCGAGCCGGTGGCGCTGCCCACCTCGCTGGCGCTGGCCGCATTGGATGGCGCTGGCAAGGCCAGCTATGGCTTCTACCGCGACGGCGTGGCCGATCGCGCCATCACGGCCCAGGCATTGAACGCCGCCTGCGCAGCGCAACCGCGCTTGCAGATCGTGGCCACGGGCTGTCTGGCCCTGGTGGCGCCAGACGCGGCCAAGTACCAGCCCTGGCTGGCGGCCCAGCGCGCTGCCGGTCGCATGGTGGTGGTAGATGCCAATCTGCGCTTGTCCGCTGCGGGCGACGCCGACAGCTACCGCGCCAACGTGCACCAGGCATTGCAGCACGCGCACCTGATCAAGGTCAGCGACGACGACCTGGAGGCGCTGGAGGTGCCCGGCGTCAGTGTGATCGGGCGCGCGCAGCAACTGCTGCAATCCACCCCTGCACAATGGCTGGCGCTGACGCTGGGTGCCCGGGGCGCGATGCTGCTGCAACGCGGCGGCGGCGCCTGCCAGGCGCGCGAGCGCAGGCCGGTGGATGTGGTGGACACCGTCGGTGCCGGGGATTGCTTTTTGGCCGGGCTGATCGCTGCCTTGCTGGAGCGCGCCGTGCCCAGCCCGCTGGCGCCGATGGACGAGCCAGACCTGCGCGCCGTGCTGCAACATGCGCTGGTCAGCGCCAGCCTGTGCGTGCAGCGGGCCGGCTGCGCGCCCCCGACGCGCGCCGAGGTCAAGCAGCGCATGGCCGACAACGACTTCGAAGGCTGA
- a CDS encoding MFS transporter, protein MSAVSARIERLPFGKYHRHLLLLGGLGYAFDAMDAAVIAFVLPVLKSSWQLDGPQLGIVASANFIGFFFGALSAGALGDLIGRRRIMMWALVVYCVASFFSAMSNEWGIFIALRIIAGIGTGAESAIIAPYLSEFVPRRYRGIFTGALAGFFSFGFIAAALLGRYIITPDFEQGWRVVILITSTPVLMLLWWRRRLLESPRWLESQGRTDEALEVVAKMEQQVMREFPVLPQVDAEELDTPPPVVKQESLFAKYAFLLSKKLRPITIMTWCMWLSITFCYYSFFSWIPTLLIQNGMTLTKSFTYALVMYIAQTPGYFSAAWFNEKIGRQATVVSYMVLGSLAAIGMAYARSDAQVMTMGILLSFFMNGAYAGIYAYTPEVFPTHVRTIGTGLASAIGRIGGITAPIMVGFTYETYGFIGVFGATTVILFLGAGAVLIMGIPTKGKSLEQIAASKLS, encoded by the coding sequence ATGAGTGCCGTATCCGCCCGCATCGAGCGCCTGCCGTTCGGCAAATACCACCGCCACCTGCTGCTTCTGGGCGGCCTTGGTTACGCCTTCGACGCCATGGATGCTGCCGTGATCGCCTTTGTGCTGCCGGTTCTGAAAAGCAGTTGGCAGTTGGATGGCCCCCAGCTAGGCATCGTGGCCAGCGCCAACTTCATCGGGTTTTTCTTTGGCGCGCTGTCCGCCGGTGCCCTGGGCGACCTGATCGGGCGGCGCCGCATCATGATGTGGGCGCTGGTGGTGTACTGCGTTGCCTCATTCTTTAGCGCAATGAGCAACGAGTGGGGCATCTTCATCGCCCTGCGCATCATCGCCGGCATAGGCACCGGCGCCGAGAGCGCGATCATTGCCCCCTACCTGTCCGAATTCGTACCCAGGCGTTATCGCGGCATTTTCACCGGCGCCTTGGCGGGGTTTTTCTCCTTCGGCTTCATTGCCGCCGCCCTGTTGGGGCGCTACATCATCACGCCGGATTTCGAGCAAGGCTGGCGCGTCGTCATCCTCATTACCTCCACCCCGGTGCTGATGCTGCTGTGGTGGCGCCGCCGCTTGCTCGAATCACCCCGCTGGCTGGAAAGCCAGGGGCGCACCGACGAAGCGCTGGAGGTCGTCGCCAAAATGGAGCAGCAGGTCATGCGCGAGTTTCCCGTGCTGCCGCAAGTCGATGCCGAAGAACTCGACACCCCGCCGCCCGTGGTCAAGCAGGAAAGCCTCTTTGCCAAATACGCCTTCCTGCTGTCGAAAAAGCTGCGGCCCATCACCATCATGACCTGGTGCATGTGGCTCTCGATCACCTTTTGCTACTACTCCTTCTTTTCCTGGATACCCACGCTGCTGATTCAAAATGGCATGACCCTGACCAAGAGTTTCACCTACGCGCTGGTGATGTATATCGCCCAGACCCCGGGTTATTTCTCCGCCGCCTGGTTCAATGAAAAAATCGGCAGGCAAGCCACCGTCGTCAGTTACATGGTCCTCGGCAGCCTGGCCGCCATTGGCATGGCCTACGCCCGGTCCGACGCGCAGGTCATGACCATGGGCATCTTGCTGTCTTTCTTCATGAATGGCGCCTATGCCGGCATCTATGCCTATACGCCCGAAGTCTTTCCCACCCATGTGCGCACCATCGGCACCGGGCTGGCCTCGGCCATCGGGCGCATCGGCGGCATCACGGCGCCGATCATGGTCGGCTTCACCTACGAAACTTATGGATTCATCGGCGTGTTTGGCGCCACCACCGTCATTTTGTTCCTCGGTGCCGGAGCGGTGTTGATCATGGGCATTCCCACCAAGGGAAAATCGCTGGAACAAATCGCAGCCTCGAAACTTTCATGA
- a CDS encoding IS110 family RNA-guided transposase: MSEPVYVGIDVAKRTFEVATTGQAQTFSLGNDEAGHAQLCQLLAPLSPRLVLLEATGGYEQDLALALSAAGLRVSVINPRQARDFARCMGKLAKTDRIDAQALRGFAALLDAQGHEPRMLADEQQRELTALVVRRRQLVAMLVAERQRLALAHPKAKPSILRIMATIAEQLNDLDGQLKEHVLAHHADLAALLTSVKGVGPTTASTLLAQLPELGQLNRKQITSLVGLAPINRDSGTLRGQRHIFGGRADVRRVLFVAALVGTRFNPVLKAFYARLLAAGKPKKVALVACMHKLLVILNAIARTKSPWRNELAEAV, encoded by the coding sequence ATGAGTGAACCCGTTTATGTAGGTATCGACGTGGCCAAGCGCACCTTCGAGGTGGCCACCACTGGTCAAGCACAGACCTTCAGTCTTGGCAACGATGAGGCCGGGCATGCCCAGTTGTGCCAACTGCTGGCGCCGCTGTCGCCGCGCCTGGTGCTGCTGGAGGCCACTGGCGGCTACGAGCAGGACCTGGCGCTTGCCTTGTCCGCGGCAGGCTTGCGTGTGTCGGTGATCAATCCGCGCCAAGCACGCGACTTTGCCCGCTGCATGGGCAAACTGGCCAAGACCGATCGCATCGATGCGCAGGCGCTGCGCGGCTTTGCAGCCTTGCTGGACGCCCAGGGTCACGAGCCGCGCATGCTGGCCGACGAGCAGCAGCGCGAGTTGACCGCCCTGGTGGTGCGCCGCCGCCAACTCGTGGCCATGCTGGTGGCCGAACGCCAGCGACTGGCCCTGGCACATCCCAAGGCCAAGCCCAGCATCCTGCGGATCATGGCTACCATTGCCGAGCAACTCAACGACCTGGACGGGCAGCTCAAGGAGCATGTCCTGGCACACCACGCCGATCTGGCGGCCTTGCTGACCTCGGTCAAGGGCGTGGGTCCCACCACGGCCAGCACGCTGCTGGCGCAACTGCCCGAGTTGGGCCAGCTCAATCGCAAGCAGATCACCTCGCTGGTGGGCTTGGCCCCCATCAATCGGGACTCGGGCACGCTGCGTGGGCAGCGCCACATCTTCGGTGGTCGCGCCGACGTGCGCCGCGTGCTGTTCGTGGCCGCCTTGGTAGGCACGCGCTTCAATCCCGTGCTCAAAGCCTTCTATGCAAGGCTGCTGGCCGCCGGCAAGCCCAAAAAGGTCGCTCTGGTCGCCTGCATGCACAAGTTGTTGGTCATCTTGAACGCCATCGCTCGCACCAAGTCGCCTTGGCGCAACGAGCTTGCTGAAGCGGTTTGA
- a CDS encoding ABC transporter permease, with amino-acid sequence MPSITFRRPPQVTLATLGPFIALILACAFFASQSERFLSAQNFSLILQQVMVVAVIAIGQTLVILTAGIDLSCGMVMALGSIVMTKMAASHDLSAPLAIACGIAVTVLFGLVNGLLVTKIALPPFIVTLGTMNIAFAITQLYSDAQTITDIPEGMTLLGGTFVLGQTAIVWGAVLMLALYLIVWFALRETAPGRHVYAVGNNPEATRLTGIATDRVLLGVYMLAGLFYGIAALLSVARTGAGDPNAGQTENLDAISAVVLGGTSLFGGRGMILGTLVGALIVGVFRNGLTLMGVSSVYQILVTGILVILAVATDQLSRQGVR; translated from the coding sequence ATGCCATCGATCACTTTCCGACGGCCGCCGCAGGTCACACTGGCCACGCTCGGTCCCTTCATCGCGCTGATTCTGGCCTGCGCCTTTTTTGCCTCGCAGAGCGAGCGCTTTTTGTCGGCGCAGAATTTCTCGCTGATCCTGCAACAGGTCATGGTGGTGGCGGTGATCGCGATCGGCCAGACGCTGGTGATCCTGACCGCCGGCATCGACCTGTCCTGCGGCATGGTGATGGCGCTCGGCAGCATCGTGATGACCAAGATGGCGGCCAGCCACGACCTGTCCGCCCCGCTGGCGATAGCCTGCGGCATCGCGGTGACGGTGCTGTTCGGTCTGGTCAACGGCCTGTTGGTCACCAAGATCGCGCTGCCGCCATTCATCGTGACGCTGGGCACGATGAACATCGCGTTTGCGATCACGCAGTTGTACTCGGACGCGCAGACCATCACCGACATCCCCGAGGGCATGACCCTGCTGGGCGGCACCTTCGTGCTGGGCCAGACCGCCATCGTCTGGGGCGCGGTGCTGATGCTGGCGCTGTACCTCATCGTCTGGTTTGCGCTGCGCGAGACCGCCCCGGGGCGCCATGTCTACGCCGTGGGCAACAACCCCGAGGCCACGCGCCTGACCGGCATTGCCACCGACCGGGTGCTGCTCGGTGTGTACATGCTGGCCGGCCTGTTCTACGGCATCGCCGCGCTGCTGTCGGTGGCCCGCACCGGTGCCGGCGACCCGAACGCGGGCCAGACCGAGAACCTCGACGCGATCAGCGCCGTGGTGCTGGGCGGCACCAGTCTGTTTGGCGGGCGCGGCATGATTCTGGGCACGCTGGTGGGGGCGCTGATCGTGGGCGTGTTCCGCAACGGGCTGACGCTGATGGGCGTGTCTTCGGTCTACCAGATCCTGGTCACCGGCATCCTCGTCATTTTGGCCGTGGCCACCGACCAACTCTCACGCCAAGGGGTGCGCTGA
- a CDS encoding metal-dependent hydrolase family protein, with protein sequence MSNITIIKNAHILNPPYQDVHGPCDIVIEGEYIKEIAERPVAMDGARLIDVQGRTVMPGLIDLHVHTNAVEVNLGKQSSMPNALVTLRSAGLMSAMLRRGFTTVRDAGGAGDPMKQAVQMGLIQGPRLFVSGRALSQTGGHGDMRGRSDFLAASECACCVRAGALARVADGVDAVRRAVREEFQMGADQIKIMASGGVASPTDPIGAIGYSEEEIRAIVDEAQRQGSYVLAHAYTAQAITRAVNFGVRTIEHGNLVDSAAAAAMAKQGAYAVPTLVTYDALATEGEQYGLGPESLEKLLRVRDAGLGSLEIFKAAGVKMGFGSDLLGPSQRLQSEEFRLRRQVQSAAEVLTSATSIGAEVLDMRDRLGLLAANAWADLLVVDGNPLRDIGCLLGQGEKIPLVMKAGVVEFNTLGG encoded by the coding sequence ATGAGCAATATCACCATCATCAAGAATGCGCACATCCTCAATCCACCCTATCAGGATGTGCACGGGCCTTGCGACATCGTGATCGAAGGCGAATACATCAAGGAGATTGCCGAGCGCCCCGTCGCCATGGATGGCGCCCGGCTGATCGATGTGCAGGGGCGCACCGTGATGCCGGGCCTGATCGATTTGCATGTGCACACCAATGCGGTCGAAGTCAATCTCGGCAAGCAATCGAGCATGCCCAACGCGCTGGTGACCTTGCGCAGCGCGGGCTTGATGAGCGCCATGCTGCGGCGCGGCTTTACCACCGTGCGGGACGCTGGCGGTGCCGGTGACCCGATGAAGCAAGCGGTGCAAATGGGGCTGATTCAAGGGCCGCGGCTGTTCGTCAGTGGCCGCGCGTTGAGCCAGACCGGAGGGCATGGCGACATGCGTGGCCGCTCTGATTTTCTGGCGGCATCAGAGTGCGCCTGCTGCGTGCGCGCCGGCGCCCTGGCGCGGGTTGCCGATGGCGTGGATGCCGTGCGCCGGGCGGTGCGCGAAGAATTTCAAATGGGCGCCGATCAAATCAAGATCATGGCCTCCGGGGGCGTCGCCTCGCCGACCGACCCCATTGGCGCGATCGGCTACAGCGAAGAAGAAATCCGCGCCATCGTCGATGAAGCGCAGCGCCAAGGCAGCTATGTGCTGGCGCATGCCTACACCGCCCAAGCCATTACCAGAGCCGTGAACTTCGGCGTCAGAACCATCGAGCACGGCAACCTGGTCGATAGCGCCGCCGCCGCCGCCATGGCGAAACAGGGCGCTTACGCCGTGCCCACACTGGTGACTTACGATGCCCTGGCCACCGAAGGGGAGCAATACGGGCTAGGCCCGGAAAGCCTGGAAAAGCTGCTGCGGGTGCGCGATGCCGGCTTGGGGTCGCTGGAGATTTTCAAGGCAGCGGGCGTCAAAATGGGTTTTGGTTCCGACCTGCTAGGCCCCTCGCAGCGCCTGCAAAGCGAGGAATTCCGCTTGCGTCGCCAAGTGCAGTCGGCAGCAGAAGTGCTCACGAGCGCCACCTCCATCGGCGCCGAAGTGCTCGATATGCGCGACCGCCTCGGCCTCCTGGCAGCGAACGCCTGGGCGGATCTGCTGGTCGTGGATGGCAACCCCTTGCGCGACATCGGCTGCCTGCTTGGGCAGGGGGAGAAGATACCGCTGGTGATGAAGGCGGGGGTGGTGGAGTTCAATACGCTGGGAGGCTGA
- a CDS encoding type II toxin-antitoxin system Phd/YefM family antitoxin: MKEFRAHLPAHLELASPLAITRHGETIGFYIPARPGRNQTELDALAEAAAKLHAMMSALRISQEDVVSEFKARRKAAKSWADKRLSWMRMARL, translated from the coding sequence GTGAAAGAATTCCGGGCACATTTGCCTGCGCACCTGGAGTTGGCATCGCCACTGGCGATCACTCGCCATGGGGAAACCATCGGCTTTTACATCCCGGCGCGCCCTGGCCGCAACCAGACGGAACTTGACGCACTGGCAGAGGCGGCGGCCAAACTGCACGCCATGATGTCCGCCTTGCGGATTTCGCAAGAGGATGTCGTGTCCGAGTTCAAGGCACGCAGAAAAGCTGCCAAATCATGGGCCGACAAGCGCTTGTCCTGGATGCGAATGGCGCGGCTTTGA
- a CDS encoding sugar ABC transporter substrate-binding protein yields MLQRPATVVLSALALSGALVCALARAADAPVIGLITKTETNPFFVKMKEGAVAEAKKLGAKLLATAAKADGDNAGQVTALENLVAAGAKTILIAPNNAQAIVPAIKKARASGVMVIALDSPTDPMDAADALFATDNYKAGELIGLYAKAAMAGKKPVIAMLDLYPGHPVGAQRHNGFLKGFGLPTLEADSNELARPPEVVCMADSFGDRTKGQTAMENCLQKNPDINLLYTINEPAAAGAHKALKAAGKEKNMLIVSVDGGCAGIADVGRGVIAATSQQYPLRMAAMGVAAGVEYAKTGKKASGYTDTGVTLIAAEPQAGVDSQDVKTGASLCWGKK; encoded by the coding sequence ATGCTGCAACGCCCCGCCACTGTCGTTCTTTCTGCCCTCGCCCTGTCGGGCGCCCTGGTCTGCGCCCTGGCCCGGGCCGCCGACGCGCCTGTGATCGGCCTGATCACCAAGACCGAAACCAACCCCTTTTTCGTGAAGATGAAAGAAGGCGCCGTCGCCGAGGCGAAAAAACTCGGGGCCAAACTGCTCGCCACCGCCGCCAAGGCCGATGGCGACAACGCCGGCCAGGTGACGGCGCTGGAGAACCTGGTGGCTGCCGGGGCCAAGACCATCCTGATCGCCCCGAACAACGCCCAGGCCATCGTGCCGGCGATCAAGAAGGCCCGGGCCAGCGGCGTGATGGTGATTGCGCTGGACAGCCCCACCGATCCGATGGATGCCGCCGACGCCTTGTTTGCCACCGACAACTACAAGGCCGGTGAACTGATCGGCTTGTACGCGAAGGCGGCGATGGCGGGCAAGAAGCCGGTCATCGCCATGCTCGATCTGTATCCGGGCCACCCGGTGGGCGCGCAGCGGCACAACGGTTTCCTCAAGGGTTTTGGTCTGCCGACCCTCGAGGCCGACAGCAATGAACTGGCCCGTCCGCCCGAGGTGGTCTGCATGGCTGACAGCTTTGGCGACCGCACCAAGGGCCAGACCGCGATGGAAAACTGCCTGCAAAAGAACCCCGACATCAACCTCCTGTACACCATCAACGAACCCGCAGCGGCCGGCGCCCATAAGGCATTGAAAGCCGCAGGCAAGGAAAAGAACATGCTCATCGTGTCGGTGGACGGCGGTTGCGCCGGCATCGCCGATGTCGGCCGGGGGGTGATTGCCGCCACCAGCCAGCAGTACCCGCTGCGCATGGCGGCCATGGGCGTGGCGGCAGGCGTCGAGTACGCCAAGACCGGCAAGAAGGCCAGCGGCTATACCGACACCGGCGTGACGCTGATTGCAGCCGAGCCGCAAGCCGGCGTGGACAGCCAGGACGTGAAGACCGGCGCCAGCCTGTGCTGGGGCAAGAAGTAA